A stretch of Desulfurivibrio alkaliphilus AHT 2 DNA encodes these proteins:
- a CDS encoding SPL family radical SAM protein: protein MNTFDELPADDPSRRLTSLRVEESCLDLPLTREILARAGDLPLTVIPDGAEPAPDLTPYPQSLTHGKRILHLGRNRGRFLKPCPATRNYRCCDYQVLNIGAGCPMDCAYCILQAYLNNPWLSFYVNIDDLFRELDETLDQATARQAGAEPERSFYRIGTGEFTDSMALDRLTGLSARLIRYMATKSNAVLELKSKAVVLDHLPASGHNGRTVMAWSLNSAEVMHRLELHTADLDTRLTAAAHCADLGYPLAFHFDPIIDHPGWEEGYRETIRRLYQAVPATSIAWISLGAFRFLPALKGVIGSRFPGATFIHEEFVPGLDGKFRYFRPRRTRMYQLLIDELNRRAAPHTCIYFCMENDQIWRQVFGHTPEEKGGLPAMLDTAARAAVEIAAST from the coding sequence GTGAACACCTTCGACGAGTTGCCGGCTGACGACCCCAGCCGGCGGCTCACCTCGCTGCGGGTTGAGGAATCCTGCCTTGATCTGCCGCTTACCCGGGAAATTCTCGCCCGGGCTGGTGATCTGCCGCTTACCGTCATTCCCGACGGCGCCGAGCCGGCGCCGGACCTTACCCCTTACCCTCAGAGCCTTACCCATGGTAAACGCATCCTGCACCTGGGCCGCAACCGGGGCCGATTTTTAAAGCCCTGCCCCGCCACCCGCAATTACCGCTGCTGCGATTACCAGGTGCTCAACATAGGGGCGGGCTGCCCCATGGATTGCGCCTACTGCATCCTCCAGGCCTATCTCAACAACCCCTGGTTGAGCTTCTACGTTAATATCGATGACCTGTTCCGGGAGCTTGATGAAACCCTGGACCAGGCCACCGCCCGGCAGGCTGGGGCAGAGCCGGAGCGCTCATTTTACCGCATCGGCACCGGCGAGTTCACCGACAGCATGGCCTTGGACCGCCTTACCGGCCTGAGCGCCCGGCTGATCCGATACATGGCGACCAAAAGCAATGCCGTGCTGGAGTTGAAATCCAAGGCGGTGGTGCTGGACCACCTGCCGGCGTCCGGCCACAACGGCCGTACCGTGATGGCCTGGTCACTGAACAGCGCCGAGGTTATGCACCGGCTGGAGCTGCACACCGCCGATCTCGACACCCGGCTCACCGCCGCCGCCCACTGCGCCGACCTGGGCTACCCCCTGGCCTTTCATTTCGACCCCATCATTGATCACCCCGGCTGGGAAGAGGGCTACCGGGAAACCATCCGTCGCCTGTATCAAGCGGTGCCGGCAACCAGTATTGCCTGGATCAGCCTGGGGGCCTTTCGTTTCCTGCCCGCCCTCAAAGGGGTAATCGGCAGCCGCTTCCCCGGTGCCACCTTTATCCACGAGGAGTTTGTGCCTGGGCTGGACGGCAAATTCCGCTATTTCCGCCCCCGGCGCACCCGGATGTACCAACTGCTCATCGACGAGTTGAACCGCCGGGCCGCCCCCCACACCTGCATCTATTTCTGCATGGAAAACGATCAAATCTGGCGCCAGGTGTTCGGCCACACCCCGGAGGAAAAAGGCGGCCTGCCGGCCATGCTAGACACCGCCGCCCGGGCCGCCGTTGAAATTGCAGCATCAACTTGA
- the trxB gene encoding thioredoxin-disulfide reductase → MSCPKPSSYPNSGDFHLHDLIIIGGGPGGLTAGIYAQRAALDTVLLEKGVPGGQMNNTDMVENWPGTESIGGAELATAMADHVSSYGLEIQQQEVRQIEPCLGYHLVHLADGRSLAAYALIIAAGGSPRKLEVPGEDENYGKGVSYCAVCDGFFFRNKTVVVVGGGDTALEESLYLAKIAGQVHLVHRREAFRGSMILQKRVQKEDNIRLHLNAVVTAIMADGQGVTGVALEDTQNGDRSELACDGVFVFIGFVPDNKLVPAGTKMNADGYVITDDKCETNLPGIFVVGDLREKYVKQIITAAADGCIAAQAAARHVENRKGENK, encoded by the coding sequence ATGAGCTGCCCCAAGCCGTCAAGTTATCCAAACAGCGGTGATTTTCACCTCCATGACCTGATTATCATCGGCGGCGGCCCCGGCGGGCTGACCGCCGGCATCTACGCCCAGCGGGCGGCACTGGACACCGTGCTCCTTGAAAAAGGGGTGCCCGGCGGCCAGATGAACAACACCGACATGGTGGAAAACTGGCCCGGCACCGAATCCATCGGTGGGGCCGAACTGGCCACCGCCATGGCCGACCACGTAAGCTCCTACGGGCTGGAAATCCAACAGCAGGAAGTACGGCAGATAGAACCCTGCCTGGGTTATCACCTGGTTCACCTGGCAGACGGCCGTTCCCTGGCCGCTTATGCCCTGATCATCGCCGCCGGCGGCAGTCCCCGCAAGCTTGAGGTGCCGGGCGAGGACGAAAATTACGGCAAAGGGGTCTCCTACTGCGCGGTCTGCGACGGCTTTTTCTTCCGCAACAAAACCGTGGTGGTGGTTGGCGGGGGCGATACCGCCCTGGAGGAATCCCTCTACCTGGCCAAAATCGCCGGCCAGGTACACCTGGTCCACCGCCGCGAGGCCTTCCGGGGCAGCATGATCCTGCAAAAAAGGGTGCAAAAGGAAGATAATATCAGGCTCCACTTAAACGCCGTGGTTACCGCCATCATGGCCGACGGGCAGGGGGTGACCGGAGTGGCCCTGGAAGATACCCAAAACGGCGACCGCAGCGAACTGGCCTGCGACGGGGTTTTTGTCTTCATCGGTTTTGTGCCGGACAACAAGCTGGTGCCCGCCGGCACCAAAATGAACGCCGACGGCTACGTGATCACCGACGACAAGTGTGAAACCAACCTGCCCGGAATCTTTGTGGTGGGCGACCTGCGGGAGAAATACGTCAAACAGATCATCACCGCCGCCGCCGACGGTTGCATAGCCGCCCAGGCCGCCGCCCGCCACGTGGAAAACCGCAAGGGCGAAAATAAGTGA